The following proteins come from a genomic window of Paenibacillus swuensis:
- a CDS encoding outer membrane protein assembly factor BamB family protein, which yields MVPAWSFTTSSSSWGGGAGWTGQPILVRWKEETKKIMNLNAAYRTQPNFVEAIYASLDGNVYFLDTATGKLTREPIRTGNPIKGSASLDSRGYPLLYVGEGIPEKGGIGFGIYSLIDGKRLYYQKGIEPYAYRRWGAFDSSALFNRNADTLTVGGENGLLYTLKLNTKFDRSGPSISVQPKPLKYRYVIAGKQGNTYHGIENSVAVYKNFAYFSDNMGALQCVNLLTMQPVWATPHTDDTDATLVVEVENDHPFLYTGTEVDKQGSKGNAILRKIDGLTGVTLWQKNIPALTVKGEHPVNGGLLATPVKGKGKISHLMIFTVARYGNLSGGLMIALEKKTGKEAWRWTMSNYAWSSPVDFEDIAGNPYIVQGDSVGNLHLLDARNGKVLHEISLGANIEASPAIFDDTIVVATRGGKIHGIVMR from the coding sequence TTGGTTCCCGCATGGTCATTTACCACTAGCAGTTCTTCTTGGGGCGGCGGAGCGGGATGGACGGGGCAGCCAATTCTGGTTCGCTGGAAAGAAGAGACGAAGAAGATCATGAATCTTAATGCAGCTTACCGAACACAACCAAACTTCGTTGAAGCGATTTACGCCTCCTTGGACGGTAACGTCTATTTCCTCGACACGGCAACCGGTAAGTTGACTCGCGAGCCGATTCGTACGGGGAATCCGATTAAAGGCAGTGCTTCTCTTGATTCTCGCGGGTATCCGCTGCTTTATGTCGGCGAAGGCATTCCCGAGAAAGGCGGAATCGGCTTCGGCATATACAGTCTGATCGACGGCAAACGTCTTTATTATCAAAAAGGGATCGAACCCTACGCCTATCGCAGATGGGGCGCATTCGACAGCTCGGCGTTGTTTAACCGAAACGCCGATACGTTAACAGTTGGCGGAGAAAACGGTTTATTGTATACGCTTAAGCTAAACACCAAGTTCGACCGGTCCGGCCCATCCATCTCCGTTCAACCAAAACCGTTGAAATACCGCTATGTCATAGCGGGCAAGCAAGGAAATACCTACCACGGAATTGAAAACTCGGTAGCGGTATACAAAAACTTTGCCTATTTCAGCGATAATATGGGCGCATTACAATGTGTGAATCTCCTGACGATGCAGCCGGTATGGGCAACGCCGCATACCGACGATACCGACGCAACGTTGGTGGTGGAGGTTGAGAATGATCACCCCTTCCTATATACAGGCACCGAAGTGGATAAGCAGGGAAGCAAAGGGAATGCGATTCTCCGCAAAATCGACGGGCTGACGGGCGTTACTTTATGGCAAAAGAACATCCCCGCACTTACCGTGAAGGGGGAACATCCCGTCAACGGCGGACTTCTGGCCACCCCCGTCAAGGGAAAGGGCAAGATCAGCCACCTGATGATCTTCACGGTTGCCCGCTACGGCAATCTGAGCGGAGGCCTGATGATCGCCCTGGAGAAGAAAACGGGCAAAGAAGCTTGGCGCTGGACAATGTCCAACTATGCCTGGTCTTCACCTGTAGATTTCGAGGACATCGCAGGAAATCCCTACATCGTTCAGGGGGATTCCGTGGGAAATCTCCACCTTTTGGACGCGCGGAACGGAAAGGTTCTTCATGAAATCAGTTTGGGAGCCAACATAGAGGCATCTCCGGCTATTTTTGACGATACCATTGTTGTGGCTACACGTGGAGGAAAAATCCATGGAATTGTGATGAGATAG
- a CDS encoding DMT family transporter yields MGFSRNAAYIELTVAAMLVGSSVVVGKLTTMQMPVFLSQSASLAVALVLLIPLALNRRGASLRVRRKDLYSLLLQALLGMFLFRIFMLYGLKFVSAAEAGIVTSMTPAVVVCLSIFMLKEKLTRRLLLGVFCSLAGIISIQATGWFTSVPSVASESSSPSTAPWIGLLLILAAVTGEAMLTILRKMTASHVSSLLGTTYVTFFSFLMFLPFSLVEATQYDWAAAGYRELGLVVYYGIFVTALAYLLWFRGVSKVSAGTAAVFTSCIPLSAMLLSYAVLREPFAWTHLVGGAFVIVGVWQVSSAPERIGLRHKHGDLSPVEYRN; encoded by the coding sequence ATGGGATTTTCTAGAAATGCCGCTTATATTGAACTAACCGTCGCTGCTATGTTGGTTGGAAGCTCTGTGGTGGTCGGCAAGCTGACAACGATGCAAATGCCTGTCTTCCTGTCGCAATCAGCCAGTCTTGCGGTGGCTTTAGTGTTGCTGATCCCGCTGGCGTTGAATCGTCGTGGCGCCTCCTTGCGGGTCAGAAGAAAAGATTTGTACTCTCTCTTATTGCAAGCTCTCCTAGGGATGTTTCTGTTTCGAATATTCATGCTTTACGGATTGAAATTCGTCTCCGCGGCGGAAGCCGGCATCGTTACGAGTATGACTCCCGCGGTTGTAGTATGTCTCTCCATCTTTATGCTGAAAGAAAAATTAACCAGAAGGCTGCTGCTCGGCGTCTTCTGCTCCCTTGCAGGTATTATCAGCATTCAGGCGACCGGTTGGTTTACATCCGTTCCGTCCGTTGCTTCGGAATCATCCAGTCCGTCCACCGCTCCCTGGATCGGTCTTCTGCTTATATTGGCCGCGGTCACGGGGGAGGCTATGCTTACCATTTTGCGCAAAATGACTGCAAGCCATGTCTCTTCCTTATTAGGCACAACTTATGTAACCTTCTTTTCCTTTCTGATGTTTCTGCCCTTTTCCTTGGTTGAAGCAACGCAGTACGATTGGGCCGCGGCAGGTTACAGAGAATTGGGACTGGTAGTATACTACGGTATTTTCGTGACGGCGTTGGCTTACCTCTTATGGTTTCGAGGAGTATCCAAGGTATCCGCCGGCACCGCCGCGGTCTTTACAAGCTGCATCCCGCTTAGCGCCATGTTGTTGTCCTATGCGGTGTTGCGGGAGCCATTCGCTTGGACTCACCTCGTCGGAGGAGCCTTTGTGATTGTCGGCGTATGGCAAGTTTCCAGTGCTCCCGAGAGAATAGGTCTCAGACATAAACACGGCGACCTCTCTCCGGTGGAATACCGGAACTAG
- the pdxR gene encoding MocR-like pyridoxine biosynthesis transcription factor PdxR, translating to MWFSIDSEGDIPMFRQVFEAFRESILTGKMPAGYKLPSTRELAAELHISRNVILEAYELLLAEGYITGRSGAGTYVAEGTQLRSYSPMEPVLSFASKPESEESERDLISFRTGLPAVDLFPMKKWGTILQSVCMDATAANLGYGDSCGVPELRLVLAEHLWKTRGVICRPEQIVITSGAVQALQLIVRLLLSSRDHVLVEDPSNEDLKSILTSTGAALQGIPVDDFGIMTHLFPADVSPQCIYVTPSHQFPMGGILPIQRRIELIEYVRQTVGYIIEDDYDSEFRYDGAPVQSLQSLCPDQVLYIGTFSKTMFPSLRIGYMIVPEPLVDGFRQLKRLSDYQTPSLEQLALVHFINQGHLSRHIQKMKKLYRRRRNILLSALTDQFGGDFRICGRAAGLHLVADFEAPFPDGLQERFREEGVYGALISGNGLLLGYGHLNEEQILEGVLRIGKAMRM from the coding sequence TTGTGGTTCTCAATTGATTCAGAGGGCGATATCCCGATGTTTCGTCAGGTATTTGAAGCATTTCGGGAATCTATTTTGACGGGAAAGATGCCTGCCGGTTACAAACTGCCTTCGACTAGGGAGTTGGCGGCAGAACTCCATATCTCACGCAACGTGATTCTGGAAGCATATGAACTGCTGTTAGCCGAAGGTTACATAACAGGTCGTTCCGGTGCGGGAACTTATGTGGCGGAAGGGACTCAGTTGCGCTCTTATTCGCCTATGGAACCGGTTCTTTCTTTTGCGAGTAAGCCAGAGTCGGAAGAGTCCGAAAGAGATTTGATCTCTTTTCGAACGGGACTTCCAGCAGTGGATTTGTTTCCCATGAAGAAATGGGGAACTATTCTCCAAAGCGTCTGTATGGATGCTACCGCGGCAAACTTAGGCTATGGAGATTCTTGTGGAGTACCGGAGCTGCGTCTTGTCCTGGCGGAACATCTGTGGAAAACAAGAGGGGTCATCTGCAGACCGGAGCAGATTGTGATCACGAGTGGTGCAGTACAGGCTCTGCAACTGATCGTGAGACTCTTGTTGTCATCCCGTGATCATGTGTTGGTCGAAGATCCGTCTAATGAGGATTTGAAGAGCATCTTAACTTCTACCGGAGCGGCTTTACAAGGGATCCCTGTTGATGATTTTGGCATAATGACACACCTGTTTCCGGCGGACGTTTCGCCCCAATGCATCTATGTTACGCCATCCCATCAGTTTCCTATGGGCGGCATCCTGCCGATTCAGCGTCGAATTGAACTGATTGAATATGTGCGGCAAACCGTCGGTTACATTATTGAGGATGATTATGACAGTGAATTTCGGTATGACGGGGCTCCTGTTCAATCACTTCAAAGTTTATGCCCGGACCAGGTCCTATACATCGGAACGTTCAGCAAGACCATGTTTCCTTCACTTCGGATAGGATACATGATTGTGCCTGAACCGCTAGTGGATGGCTTCAGACAATTGAAACGGCTCTCTGATTATCAGACCCCAAGCTTGGAACAGCTTGCGCTGGTTCACTTTATAAATCAGGGTCATCTCAGCAGGCATATTCAGAAGATGAAGAAGCTGTATCGGAGGAGACGTAATATCCTTCTAAGCGCGTTGACGGATCAATTCGGCGGGGATTTCCGCATTTGCGGCCGCGCCGCGGGGCTACATTTAGTTGCGGATTTTGAAGCTCCGTTCCCGGACGGACTTCAGGAACGATTCCGAGAAGAGGGTGTCTACGGGGCTCTGATTTCCGGTAATGGTTTGTTGTTGGGATATGGCCATTTGAATGAGGAGCAGATTCTCGAGGGAGTTCTTCGGATCGGTAAAGCGATGAGGATGTAA
- a CDS encoding helix-turn-helix domain-containing protein, translating into MLKFLESELINPDVGFHFSDYCSIKNTRGLHEHDFYEFFITYGGSVLHQVNGVKELLQEGTLVFIRPRDRHSYEELHHTDCYIMNVAFPARLMEDLFRFLGPSPFLERLINSAAPPQIVLPVSESLILKKRFHRLAWSAAYRTGSSDVPSLFKALITEVLFRQFSKQQKPELVLPDIPVWLTELQMTMKRKENFIEGLPALHSYCDKSPEYISRSIKRHLGVTPTEWINGFRLQYASKLLRSTDAEVIEVAMDSGFDNLSYFYRLFKSKFGQTPVQYRKSFKNLILPE; encoded by the coding sequence TTGTTAAAGTTTTTAGAGTCAGAACTCATTAATCCGGATGTCGGATTCCATTTCTCAGATTATTGTTCAATCAAAAATACAAGAGGATTACATGAGCATGATTTCTACGAGTTTTTTATTACCTATGGCGGGAGTGTGCTCCATCAAGTAAACGGGGTTAAGGAGCTCTTGCAGGAAGGTACACTGGTCTTTATTCGACCCCGTGACAGACATAGCTATGAGGAGTTGCACCACACCGACTGCTATATTATGAATGTGGCTTTTCCCGCCAGACTGATGGAGGATTTGTTTCGATTTCTGGGTCCCAGCCCATTTCTGGAAAGGCTTATAAACTCAGCCGCGCCGCCTCAAATCGTTCTTCCTGTTTCAGAGTCCTTGATATTGAAGAAGCGCTTCCATAGACTTGCGTGGTCAGCTGCCTATAGGACAGGAAGCTCCGATGTGCCTTCTTTGTTTAAAGCTCTGATTACCGAGGTGCTGTTTCGACAATTCAGCAAGCAGCAGAAACCCGAGCTCGTGTTGCCGGATATTCCGGTCTGGTTAACGGAGCTGCAGATGACGATGAAAAGAAAAGAGAATTTCATCGAAGGTCTGCCTGCCCTGCATAGTTATTGTGACAAAAGTCCCGAGTATATCAGCCGAAGTATTAAGCGTCACCTGGGTGTAACCCCTACGGAATGGATCAACGGATTCCGATTGCAATACGCGTCCAAGCTGTTGCGCTCCACGGATGCGGAAGTAATTGAGGTGGCTATGGATTCCGGGTTTGATAATTTGAGTTATTTTTATCGTTTGTTCAAAAGTAAATTCGGACAGACTCCCGTTCAGTATAGGAAGTCCTTCAAAAACTTAATTCTCCCCGAATAG
- the thiD gene encoding bifunctional hydroxymethylpyrimidine kinase/phosphomethylpyrimidine kinase, whose protein sequence is MKLAKVLTIAGSDSGGGAGIQADLKTFQELNVFGMSAITAVTAQNTVGVHGVFPVSTEALEAQMDAIGTDLAPQAVKTGMLYDAERIQLTVAKIRQYRWNLVVVDPVMIAKGGQTLLELAAIRAVVEELLPISTLVTPNLPEAEFLTGMKIRNRKDWREAAIRLHEMGARYVLIKGGHADEDVEGTSATEAVKSTESTDAQEFVNKRFSADTEDDGERMYTNQVVDLLYDGVCFVEYSGPRIHTKHTHGTGCTLSAAITAELAKGAGVREAVGTAKAFIQAALEHAPQLGAGHGPTLHAAYRLHGPAPAAGAAR, encoded by the coding sequence ATGAAGCTTGCCAAAGTGTTAACCATCGCAGGCTCGGACAGTGGTGGCGGGGCCGGTATTCAGGCGGACCTCAAAACTTTTCAGGAGTTAAATGTGTTCGGCATGAGCGCGATTACAGCGGTTACGGCACAGAACACGGTGGGTGTGCATGGTGTGTTTCCTGTATCCACAGAGGCTCTGGAAGCGCAAATGGATGCGATTGGAACGGATTTAGCGCCTCAAGCGGTCAAAACAGGCATGTTATACGACGCGGAACGGATTCAATTAACTGTCGCCAAAATCAGGCAATACCGGTGGAATCTCGTTGTTGTGGATCCCGTGATGATAGCCAAGGGCGGGCAGACTTTATTGGAGTTGGCTGCAATTCGCGCTGTGGTTGAGGAACTTTTGCCCATAAGTACGTTGGTTACGCCTAATTTGCCGGAGGCTGAGTTTTTGACCGGAATGAAGATTCGGAACCGAAAGGATTGGCGGGAGGCGGCGATTCGATTGCATGAAATGGGTGCCCGTTATGTGTTGATTAAAGGAGGACATGCGGACGAGGATGTTGAAGGTACATCGGCTACGGAGGCTGTGAAATCTACAGAGTCTACAGATGCTCAGGAGTTTGTGAACAAGCGCTTTAGCGCAGATACGGAGGATGACGGTGAAAGGATGTACACGAATCAAGTCGTCGACTTGCTGTATGACGGCGTGTGTTTTGTGGAGTATTCGGGTCCGCGGATTCATACGAAACACACGCACGGCACGGGATGTACTTTGTCGGCGGCGATTACGGCGGAGCTCGCCAAAGGTGCTGGCGTACGCGAGGCGGTAGGCACCGCCAAGGCGTTCATCCAAGCGGCTCTGGAGCACGCGCCGCAGCTCGGCGCCGGGCACGGGCCCACGCTGCACGCCGCGTACCGGCTGCACGGGCCAGCTCCCGCAGCCGGAGCCGCGCGATGA
- a CDS encoding B12-binding domain-containing radical SAM protein, whose amino-acid sequence MTTSNTPAPAKQLKTVVATLNAKYIHTSLALRFLKAFSAKDFHIDIAEYTIKDPVMNIVSDLFTRNPDVIGFSCYIWNIEETIKVMEMIRKIKPEVTIILGGPEVSYDTEYWMNRIPQADFIVMGEGEETLHHLLTELSTTRKYHFVYGLAYRKGEEIILTPGRPKLNLAELPSPHRFEEDLPTLSNRVVYFETSRGCPFSCQFCLSSIEVGVRYFDMERTKSDILYLIDKGAKLIKFVDRTFNIKRDYALEIFQFLIENHQGCVFQFEITADIMRPEVLDYLSEHAPPGVFRFEIGVQSTNDPTNAIIQRKQNFTKLARTVNKIKESGKIDQHLDLIAGLPLEDYDTFRTTFNDVFALRPEELQLGFLKMLRGTGMRNDAPKYNYIYMDHAPYEILGNDLLPFADIVRIKRVEDVLEKYWNAHRMDHTLEYLIEREFASPFDFFQAFGNYWEDRGWQKIGHQLEDLFTRLLGFLQDRGTENMDVILGLMKLDYFMNHKYKPRKIWWDFTMEKSDWAGYMKEIAAHPERVSEGFAALGADEKLLQKHAVIEVIPFDLQQFRADGTVDRTRTTLLVVYYQGEAAVPALAFTMLMETAEQSVT is encoded by the coding sequence ATGACGACTAGCAATACCCCGGCACCTGCCAAGCAACTGAAAACCGTCGTAGCGACGTTAAACGCCAAATACATCCATACTTCCTTGGCTTTGCGCTTTCTGAAAGCGTTCAGCGCGAAGGATTTCCATATCGATATTGCGGAATACACGATTAAGGATCCGGTGATGAATATTGTCTCCGACCTGTTCACCCGAAACCCGGATGTGATCGGATTCTCCTGCTATATCTGGAACATTGAAGAGACCATTAAGGTGATGGAGATGATCCGCAAAATCAAACCCGAGGTTACGATCATCCTCGGAGGTCCGGAGGTATCGTATGATACCGAGTATTGGATGAACCGCATTCCCCAGGCAGATTTCATCGTGATGGGTGAGGGCGAAGAGACGCTTCATCATCTGTTGACGGAGCTGTCGACAACGCGGAAATATCATTTCGTGTACGGACTCGCTTACCGCAAAGGGGAGGAGATCATCCTCACGCCTGGCCGACCGAAGCTGAATTTAGCGGAATTGCCATCCCCGCATCGGTTCGAGGAGGATTTGCCGACCCTCTCGAACCGGGTGGTTTATTTTGAAACGAGCCGCGGTTGCCCGTTCTCCTGCCAGTTCTGTTTGTCGAGTATTGAGGTGGGAGTGCGTTATTTTGACATGGAGCGTACGAAGTCGGATATTCTGTATCTCATTGACAAAGGCGCCAAGCTCATCAAGTTCGTCGATCGTACGTTTAATATCAAAAGGGATTACGCGCTGGAAATCTTTCAATTCTTGATTGAAAATCATCAGGGCTGCGTGTTTCAGTTTGAAATTACCGCGGATATTATGCGTCCGGAAGTGTTGGATTACTTGTCCGAGCATGCGCCTCCCGGGGTGTTCCGGTTTGAAATCGGCGTGCAATCGACCAATGATCCGACAAACGCGATCATTCAGCGGAAGCAGAACTTCACCAAACTCGCCCGCACGGTGAACAAAATCAAGGAAAGCGGCAAAATCGATCAGCATCTCGATCTCATCGCGGGACTTCCCCTGGAGGATTACGACACATTCCGCACTACGTTTAACGATGTGTTCGCCCTGCGCCCGGAAGAGTTGCAGCTTGGTTTCCTGAAGATGCTGCGGGGCACAGGCATGCGTAATGATGCGCCTAAGTACAACTATATTTATATGGATCATGCGCCATATGAGATTCTGGGCAATGATCTGCTGCCGTTTGCCGATATTGTGCGGATCAAGCGGGTGGAGGATGTGCTGGAGAAATACTGGAACGCGCATCGGATGGACCATACGTTGGAGTATCTCATAGAGCGGGAGTTTGCCTCGCCGTTCGATTTCTTCCAAGCGTTCGGGAACTATTGGGAGGACCGGGGATGGCAGAAGATCGGGCATCAGCTGGAGGATTTGTTTACCAGGTTGCTGGGCTTCCTTCAGGACCGGGGCACGGAGAATATGGACGTCATTCTCGGCTTGATGAAGCTGGACTATTTCATGAATCACAAATATAAGCCGCGCAAAATCTGGTGGGATTTCACCATGGAGAAATCGGACTGGGCAGGCTATATGAAGGAGATCGCGGCGCATCCGGAGCGGGTATCGGAAGGCTTTGCGGCTTTGGGCGCGGACGAGAAGTTGTTGCAAAAACATGCGGTCATCGAAGTGATTCCCTTCGACCTCCAGCAATTCCGTGCGGACGGCACTGTAGACCGGACACGCACGACCTTGCTGGTTGTATACTATCAAGGCGAGGCCGCGGTGCCGGCACTGGCGTTCACGATGTTGATGGAGACGGCGGAGCAATCTGTCACTTAA
- a CDS encoding glycosyl hydrolase family 8 yields MLLFRKTKFKKVSKVVGCTLAAVLAFSSGPSTLMKFPVASASANSAAMPVSVSNSFAAEQYPFPHNVSYPHGIMPSLDRETLNRDMLSMYTKWRDLYITTEGAKPGEVRIRASDATYKNGTCSEGMGFAMLITVYMANASNSGHSDYDGLLRYYKRSLSPGYNFMGWKVDKDGNSIDPYSAPDGDLDVAISLLMAHKQWGSGGEINYLEEANKIIADIMEHLIYKPSYIVKQSQASITSVISSYEIPGWFDLFGEITGDTRWDKVTGAAYDIFDHFYNLNPQTGLVPYRWVLSPTGVPTYTGPNGPDNNSTSYGFDPSRLPWRVGQDFLWNGTSNNDLAHDLPDRNVKWFMTKINGNPATAALSYNIDGSVRNAGPSPRNMVGPMAVAAMVDSSNQASLDLMYNYLRTLEPISDWPGGYYQDAVMMMSMLVLTGNMPNLYDYAPYPNNTLPAPLPVTDTVPPTKPIGVTVTKSTYNTLDLSWSAATDDQGPVIYEITRNGKLYNVTPTLATKMEYLDPGTEYTFSVIARDKAGNKTASDEVKGTTVTDTAAPPKTTGITAQAKSLTSITLRWNRPADNDTINELSYDVLMNGTKINDNPVYFTNDYVIKNLQPATSYRFQIVAKDLTGNSSVSDVFSTSTTATDTAKPTRPSYVKATEQTNDSITLAWNASLDDNPAGTVTYDVYNSGQKVNTTPIVGTSFPITNLQPSTEYAFKVTARDAAGNSQDSYIYDTKTTEVKINERLYGPSSANFGQRLTLQYGVNSTVQSTVYTLDTVISYDPAVLQFSQASSIHPDYIIKETDTSLPGKVRIKATGVNGAIPASGDLANITWLPRRVNQSVTLSTLSHALNQRNEQIPTEGASLTIQVTFIPEDVSSKGGGNPDGVVNLYDLQFVTRHMNKSSKSSDWAAVRIADLNLNGRIDVADLAAVKSKIGH; encoded by the coding sequence ATGTTGTTATTTCGGAAAACTAAATTTAAAAAGGTATCCAAAGTAGTTGGTTGTACACTTGCGGCGGTGTTAGCTTTTTCTTCAGGTCCTTCGACTTTAATGAAGTTTCCTGTCGCCTCCGCCTCTGCAAATTCCGCTGCAATGCCTGTTTCGGTAAGCAATTCGTTTGCGGCCGAACAGTATCCGTTCCCTCATAACGTCAGTTATCCCCATGGCATCATGCCGAGTCTCGATCGCGAGACTCTGAATCGTGACATGTTGTCGATGTATACCAAGTGGCGTGACTTGTATATTACAACCGAAGGGGCCAAACCCGGGGAGGTCCGAATTCGTGCCAGCGATGCGACCTATAAGAATGGAACATGCTCCGAAGGAATGGGATTTGCCATGCTTATTACGGTATATATGGCAAACGCAAGCAATAGCGGTCATAGCGATTATGACGGACTGCTGCGCTATTACAAGCGTTCTCTATCCCCTGGCTACAACTTTATGGGATGGAAAGTGGACAAGGATGGGAATAGCATAGACCCCTATTCGGCTCCGGACGGCGATCTCGATGTCGCCATTTCTTTGTTGATGGCACATAAACAATGGGGCAGCGGCGGGGAAATTAATTATTTGGAAGAAGCCAATAAGATCATTGCGGATATTATGGAGCACCTGATTTACAAACCCTCTTATATCGTCAAGCAAAGTCAGGCCTCCATCACATCCGTAATCAGTTCCTATGAAATTCCGGGTTGGTTTGATTTATTCGGTGAAATTACGGGTGATACTCGTTGGGATAAAGTCACGGGCGCCGCATACGACATATTTGACCATTTCTATAACTTGAATCCGCAAACCGGATTGGTGCCTTACCGATGGGTTTTGTCGCCAACAGGGGTCCCGACGTATACAGGACCTAACGGACCTGACAACAATTCTACAAGTTATGGTTTTGACCCTTCCAGACTCCCTTGGCGCGTAGGGCAAGATTTCTTGTGGAATGGAACCTCCAATAACGATTTGGCCCATGATCTTCCGGACCGCAATGTGAAATGGTTTATGACGAAAATTAACGGGAATCCCGCCACCGCTGCGCTCAGTTACAATATTGACGGTTCCGTTAGAAATGCGGGACCATCGCCTCGCAACATGGTGGGACCGATGGCCGTCGCTGCTATGGTGGATTCATCCAATCAAGCTTCTTTAGATCTGATGTACAACTATTTAAGAACATTGGAACCGATATCCGATTGGCCGGGCGGTTACTATCAAGACGCGGTAATGATGATGAGCATGCTGGTGCTTACAGGCAACATGCCGAACTTGTACGATTATGCCCCATACCCGAATAATACGCTGCCGGCTCCTCTGCCCGTGACAGACACGGTACCGCCGACTAAGCCCATAGGTGTAACGGTAACGAAATCAACATATAACACCTTGGATCTTTCATGGAGCGCGGCAACCGATGATCAGGGTCCGGTCATCTATGAAATCACAAGAAATGGCAAGCTGTATAATGTGACACCAACGTTGGCAACCAAGATGGAATACCTTGACCCAGGTACAGAATATACCTTTTCCGTCATAGCAAGAGATAAAGCAGGTAACAAAACAGCCAGTGATGAGGTTAAGGGTACTACGGTAACTGATACGGCTGCGCCGCCCAAAACAACGGGAATTACCGCTCAGGCTAAATCTCTGACCAGTATCACCTTAAGATGGAACCGACCTGCAGATAATGATACGATTAATGAACTATCCTATGATGTGCTCATGAATGGTACGAAAATCAATGATAATCCCGTCTATTTTACAAATGATTATGTCATTAAGAACTTGCAGCCGGCCACTTCTTATCGATTCCAAATCGTAGCAAAGGATCTAACCGGTAATTCTTCCGTCAGCGATGTATTCTCGACTTCAACAACTGCGACAGACACGGCTAAACCGACAAGACCTTCTTATGTGAAAGCAACCGAACAAACGAATGACAGCATTACATTAGCCTGGAACGCGTCACTCGATGACAATCCGGCAGGCACGGTTACTTATGATGTGTACAACAGCGGGCAAAAAGTGAATACTACTCCGATTGTCGGCACATCGTTCCCAATCACGAATTTACAGCCAAGTACCGAATATGCGTTTAAAGTGACAGCCCGGGACGCGGCAGGCAACTCGCAAGACAGCTATATTTACGACACAAAGACGACTGAGGTTAAAATCAACGAACGTCTGTATGGTCCAAGCAGCGCTAACTTCGGTCAACGCTTAACGTTGCAATATGGAGTGAACTCTACTGTTCAAAGTACGGTATACACCCTGGATACGGTCATTAGCTATGATCCGGCTGTTCTGCAATTTTCCCAAGCGTCCTCCATCCATCCAGACTATATCATTAAAGAAACCGACACGTCCTTACCCGGTAAAGTCAGGATTAAAGCAACGGGCGTGAACGGGGCTATCCCGGCAAGCGGTGACCTGGCGAATATAACCTGGTTACCCCGGCGCGTGAATCAAAGTGTCACTCTCTCAACCCTTTCCCATGCGCTAAATCAGCGAAATGAGCAAATACCAACGGAGGGTGCCAGTCTAACGATTCAAGTAACGTTTATACCTGAGGATGTAAGCAGTAAAGGCGGCGGAAACCCCGATGGGGTTGTGAACCTATATGATCTTCAGTTTGTAACCAGGCATATGAACAAGTCTTCGAAATCTTCCGATTGGGCTGCTGTTCGTATAGCTGATCTTAATCTGAATGGACGAATTGACGTTGCGGATCTGGCGGCGGTTAAATCCAAAATAGGCCATTAA
- the thiE gene encoding thiamine phosphate synthase, with protein sequence MSRALPPAAVRRMLPLYFVAGTGNTGGELALLRTLAAALEGGISAFQLREKGPGALLGRARFALALGLREQCRRRGVPFIVNDDVELALAVEADGVHVGQEDAPAAEVRRRLGARLLGVSVHTVDEARRAAAAGADYIGCGPMYATASKPDARAVAGPALVRQLRAAGITLPLVGIGGITSENAASVTAAGADGVAVISAISGASDPRAAAVLLKQAAMSINS encoded by the coding sequence ATGAGCCGCGCGCTGCCGCCTGCGGCGGTTCGCCGGATGCTGCCACTGTACTTCGTGGCAGGCACCGGCAATACCGGCGGCGAGCTTGCGCTGCTGCGCACGCTCGCCGCGGCGCTGGAAGGCGGCATCTCCGCCTTCCAGCTTCGAGAGAAAGGGCCCGGCGCGCTGCTCGGCCGGGCCCGGTTTGCGCTCGCGCTGGGGCTGCGCGAGCAGTGCCGCCGCCGGGGCGTTCCGTTCATCGTCAACGACGATGTGGAACTGGCCCTGGCGGTAGAGGCCGACGGCGTGCACGTCGGCCAGGAGGATGCGCCCGCGGCGGAGGTTCGCCGCCGCTTGGGCGCCAGGCTCCTCGGCGTGTCCGTCCACACGGTGGACGAAGCACGCCGCGCCGCCGCGGCCGGGGCCGACTACATCGGCTGCGGCCCGATGTACGCGACGGCGTCGAAGCCGGACGCGCGCGCGGTGGCGGGCCCCGCGCTCGTCCGGCAACTGCGCGCGGCAGGCATCACGCTGCCGCTTGTGGGAATCGGCGGCATTACGTCTGAGAATGCCGCCTCGGTAACGGCTGCCGGCGCCGACGGGGTCGCCGTCATCTCCGCCATCAGCGGCGCGTCCGATCCCCGCGCCGCCGCGGTCCTATTGAAACAAGCAGCTATGAGCATCAACTCATAG